Proteins found in one Sorghum bicolor cultivar BTx623 chromosome 1, Sorghum_bicolor_NCBIv3, whole genome shotgun sequence genomic segment:
- the LOC8055141 gene encoding uncharacterized protein LOC8055141: MPTPLTARCSRAPPVAAAATAHPAPPAPRLYRGHHAAARMEGLLNSEVQEGKLFALHRVNTDLQGPFFSVFDISPGSPSTWTRELPVMLEASRSRGAANAATWDFFAAGEGSHKVSLGGDFSIQLLPWMGCKLLVCLDRCLELKRFFLEHCYYEVIDSLRLTWMMPTSVRKNALKRWSFFS, encoded by the exons ATGCCGACTCCCCTTACGGCACGGTGCAGCCGAGCACCGCCGGTGGCCGCGGCCGCAACTGCCCACCCAGCGCCGCCCGCGCCTCGCCTCTACCGAGGTCACCACGCCGCTGCCAGAATGGAAGGGCTGCTGAACAGCGAGGTGCAGGAGGGGAAGCTCTTCGCCTTGCACCGCGTCAACACCGACCTACAGGGCCCCTTCTTCTCTGTGTTCGACATCTCACCAGGCTCACCGTCGACCTGGACCAGGGAGCTCCCGGTGATGCTCGAGGCCTCCCGAAGCCGCGGTGCCGCCAACGCTGCCACATGGGACTTCTTCGCCGCGGGCGAGGGATCCCACAAGGTCTCCCTCGGTGGTGATTTCAGCATCCAG CTTCTTCCGTGGATGGGTTGCAAGTTGCTTGTCTGTTTAGATCGCTGCTTGGAATTGAAGAGATTTTTCCTCGAGCACTGCTATTACGAAGTCATCGATAGCCTCAGGTTGACATGGATGATGCCCACCAGTGTTCGCAAAAATGCCCTTAAG AGGTGGAGTTTTTTTTCATAG